One part of the Vicia villosa cultivar HV-30 ecotype Madison, WI linkage group LG6, Vvil1.0, whole genome shotgun sequence genome encodes these proteins:
- the LOC131612338 gene encoding uncharacterized protein LOC131612338, with the protein MCSTNHETNKGKEKMNEDSTAKQNNAKKRKVIVLEEKTDAESKSSKCHKNDNGEEESTNSPKEASPFVLFGFIIDPTKESRKAYSCNFCNQKFVSPQALGGHQNCHKVERRLQKKNETMNKALEFFSNVGCGYQYCGIDRDILHAAGSSSSFDAWNLHHLQHKDQQSRMTEIDFGLFSEGGANSDADHEHKETQEEDEASKNIDSNLKL; encoded by the coding sequence ATGTGCAGCACTAATCATGAGACAAACAAGGGGAAGGAAAAAATGAACGAAGACTCAACAGCCAAACAGAATAATGCGAAGAAGCGAAAGGTGATTGTGTTGGAAGAAAAAACTGATGCTGAATCCAAGAGTTCAAAGTGTCACAAGAATGATAATGGTGAAGAAGAATCAACAAATTCACCCAAAGAAGCTTCTCCGTTTGTTCTTTTTGGGTTCATTATTGATCCAACGAAAGAAAGTCGAAAAGCTTACTCATGCAACTTTTGTAACCAAAAGTTTGTTTCTCCACAAGCATTAGGTGGACACCAAAATTGTCACAAAGTGGAGAGAAGACTCCAGAAAAAGAACGAAACTATGAACAAAGCTTTGGAATTTTTCTCTAATGTGGGGTGTGGATATCAATATTGTGGAATTGACAGAGATATTTTGCATGCTGCAGGATCATCATCAAGTTTTGATGCATGGAATTTGCACCATTTGCAGCATAAAGATCAACAATCTAGAATGACTGAAATTGACTTTGGTTTGTTTTCAGAGGGAGGTGCCAATAGTGATGCTGATCATGAACACAAAGAGACTCAGGAGGAGGATGAAGCATCCAAAAATATTGATTCGAACCTTAAGctttga